The Pseudomonas entomophila genome segment CCAGGTCGATCGGTTTGGCCAGGTAATCATTGGCGCCAGCCTGCAGACAACGCTGCTGGTCGTCCTTCATCGCCTTGGCGGTCACGGCGATGATCGGCAGCTTGCGCCAGCGCGGCTGCTGGCGGATCAGCCGGGTGGCCTCGTAGCCGTCCATCTCCGGCATCATCACGTCCATCAGCACCAGGTCGATGTCGTCGTTGGCCTCCAGGCACTCCAGCGCCTCGCGGCCATTACGGCCGATCTCGACGATCGCGCCCTTGTGCTCCAAGGCGCTGGTGAGGGCGAAGATGTTGCGCACGTCGTCGTCCACCAGCAGGATCTTGCGCCCCTCGAACACCTTGTCGCGGCTGCGCGCGGTCTTGAGCATGCGCTGGCGCTCGTTGGACAGCTGCGACTCGACCTTGTGCAGGAACAGCGTGACTTCGTCGAGCAGGCGCTCCGGCGAGCGTGCGCCCTTGATGATGATCGAGCGCGAGTACTTGAGCAGGTCGGCCTCTTCCTCGCGGGTGAGGTTGCGCCCGGTATAGACGATCACCGGCGGGAAGCTGCGGATATCCTCGGCGGTCATGCGCTTGAGCAGCTCGTTACCCAGCATGTCGGGCAGCTTGAGGTCGATGATCATGCAGTCGTAGATGTTCTCGCGCAGCAGCGCCAGGGCGTCCTGGGCCATGGCCACGGCGGTGATCTCGATATCGTCGTCGCCGATCAGGCGAGCGATGCTGTCGCGCTGCAGGTCGTCGTCCTCCACCAGCAGGATGTGCTTGAGCTTCTGTGTCAGCTTCGCCTCCAGGCGGGCGAACACCGCCTTGAGTTCCTCGCGGCTGGTGGGTTTGACTGCATAGCCCACCGCGCCCATGTGCATGGCCGCCTCGACGCGGTCCTCCACCGAGATGATGTGCACCGGGATATGCCGGGTGCTGGCCTGCTCCTTGAGACGCTGCAGTACCGTGAGCCCGGAATGGTCGGGCAGGCGCATGTCCAGCAGGATCGCGTCGGGCATGTACTGGGCGGCCAGTTCGAAGCCTTCATCGGCGGCCTGGGCCACCAGGCAGCTATAGCCCAGCTCGTGGGCCAGGTCGTAGAGGATGCGGGCGAAGTTCGGCTCGTCCTCGATCACCAGAATGCAGCGATTGCCGAACGGCGCACGCGCACGGTCATCGGCGAAGGCCGAGGCCGGGCGCTCGCTCCTGACCGAGGCCGGGGCCGGAGCCGGGGGCGCCGGCGGCAGCGCGTCGACCGTCGGGCGCTGGCTGTGTACCACGTTGCTGTGCTCCACGGTCGGTTCGAAATGCACCGGCAGGATCAGGCTGAACACGCTGCCTTGCCCGGGGCTGCTGTCGACGCTGATCTGGCCACCGAGCAAGTGCGCCAGGTCGCGGGAGATCGACAAGCCAAGGCCAGTGCCGCCGTACTTGCGGTTGCTGGTGCCATCGACCTGGTGGAAGGCGCCGAAGATCGCCTGCTGCTGGTCGGCGGCAATGCCGATACCGGTGTCGCGCACGGCGAAGACGATGCCCAGGCCCGCCTGGTGGCTGATGCCCAGGCTCACTTTGCCGCGTTCGGTGAACTTGATGGCATTGGACAGCAGGTTCTTCAGTACCTGCTCCAGGCGCTGGCGGTCGGTGTGCACCACAGGCGGCAGTGGCGCCTCGAGGCGCACCTCGAAGTCCAGGCCCTTGTCCTGGGCCAGGGGCTGGAACATGCCCTGCAGGCCTTCGGCCAGGCGCTCCAGCGATGTGCTCTCGGGGCGCACCTCGAGCTTGCCGGCTTCGACCTTGGCGATGTCGAGGATGTCGTTGATCAGGTTGAGCAGGTCGTTGCCGGCCGAATAGATCGACTCGGCGAACTTGACCTGGTCCTCGCTGAGGTTGCCCTCGGCGTTCTCGGCCAACAGTTTGGCCAGGATCAGCGAGCTGTTGAGCGGCGTGCGCAGCTCGTGGGACATGTTGGCGAGGAATTCGGACTTGTACTTGCTCGAGCGTTGCAGGTCGTCGGCGCGGGCCTGCAGCTCGACCTGGGCCTGGTTCAGCTCGCCGTTCTTGCGGTCCAGGGCCTCGGTGCGCTCGGCCAGTTGCTCGTTGGTCTGCTCCAGCTCGGCCTGTTGCGTCTCCAGGTGGGCCTGGGATTCCTTGAGCACGCGGGACTGCTCCTCCAGTTCCTCGTTGGCGGTCTTGAGTTCTTCCTGCTGGACCTGCAGCTCTTCGTTGAGCTGCTGCGTCTCGGCCAGCACTTCCTGCAGGCGCTGGCGGTAGCGGGCGCTTTCGATGGAGATGCCAAGGTTGTCGCCAATGCGCTCCAGCAGTTCCAGGTCGCGTTCCTGCAGCGGGCGCAGGAAGCCCAGTTCCAGTACGCCATTGATCTGCCCGTCGTCGCGGGTCGGCATCAGCGCGCCGCTGCGTGGCAGGCCACTGCCCAGGCCGGAGCTCAGCCGGTAGTAGTCCTCGGGCAGGTCGTCCAGGCGCAGCAAGCGGCCCTGGCGCAGGGCCTGGGCCAGCAGGCCGGCGTGCTCGCCCAGCACCTGGTCGCGGGCCTGCTGTTCGCTATCCAGGCCATAACTGGCCACTCGAACCAGCTTGCCGTGCTCGTCACGCACATACACGGCGCCGACCACGCTGCCGAGGTAGCTGGCGAAGAAGCGCAGGATATTGTCACCGAGCATCGGCAGGGTGAGCTGGCCAAGTACCTGCTCACCCAGCTGGGTCTGGCCGGCGCGCAGCCAGGCCTGGTGCTCCAGGCGCTCGGCCGCACGCTGCTGGCCCTGCAGGTTGTCGACGTAACTGGCAGACAGCGCCAGCAGGTCACGCCGCCCCAGGTAGGCGAGCAAGGCGCTGAGCGCGACGATGAACAGCACGAAGGCGGAAATCGCGGTCACCGTGACGCTGCTGACTTTCTCGTTGCGCGCCATGCGCAGTTGCTGCTCGGTGCCGATGAAGGCGTCGAACTCCTTGCGGATTTCGTCGGTAATACGTTTGCCACGGCCCCGGCCGATCAAGCCCTGATAGTCACCCTGGCTGCGGCGCAGGTTGATCATTTCGCTGCCGAAATTGTTCCATTCACGCTGTAACGCAACAATGCGATCGACGCGGTCGACCTGCTGAGGGTTGTCCGCCACCATCGCCTTCAGGCTTTCGAGGCTACTAAAAATGCGCGGCTTGGCCACCTCGTAGGGGTCGAGGAAGCGTTCCTCGCCCGACAGCAGGTAACCGCGCATGCCGGTTTCCATGTCGATCGACAGCTTGATCGTTTCGTTGGCATTGCCGATCACCCGGTCGGTGTGCTCGACCCATTGCATGGCCGAGAGCAGGTAGTTGATCACCGCGACAAAGGCCACGGCCCCCAAGAGCCCCACGCCCAGCGGCAGGCCGACATTGCGGCTCAACAACTTGCGGAAGCTGCGTTGGTCCATCGAGGCTGCTTGAATCATCTGAGTGTGCCCGAGCGAGAAAGTCCATTGAACAGTGTGGCGGCGACGTCATGTATGGCTTGCCCTGCGCTACACCGACCGGGTTGATACAGCGAGTCTAACCAGCTTTGGCGGATCTGGCAGGGCATTTAGCCAGTATTTGAAGGCGCTGCGCGCCAATCGTTCCATCTATTTACGCAGGTCGGTAAGCTTGGGAACTTCTACCGTTGCCGTGGGCACAGAGTAGAGACAAACCATCGAAACAGGATCCGCGCCATGCACCTTCTGGTAGTCGAAGACGACGACATCGTACGCATGCTGATAGTCGAAGTGCTCGACGAGCTGGGCTACACCGCTATCGCGGCGGAAAACGCCATCGCGGCGTTGAAGATCCTCGAAGACCCCAACCAACCCCTGGACCTGCTGATGACCGATCTTGGCCTGCCGGACATGCGCGGCGAAGCACTGGCCGGCAAGGCGCGCCAGGTTCGGCCATTGCTGCCGGTGCTGTTCGCCAGTGGCTATGCCGAAAGCGTCGAGGTGCCCGCGGGCATGCACCTGATCGGCAAGCCGTTCAGCATCGACCAGTTGCGGGACAAGGTGGTGGAGATCTTGGGCACGCCTCAAGGCCATGCCTGAGCCATTCGCCGGCAAAGCTGGCGTCTACAAGCCTCAGGACCAGCGCCGCACCTGTAGGAGCCGGCTATGCCGGCGAACAGG includes the following:
- a CDS encoding response regulator is translated as MHLLVVEDDDIVRMLIVEVLDELGYTAIAAENAIAALKILEDPNQPLDLLMTDLGLPDMRGEALAGKARQVRPLLPVLFASGYAESVEVPAGMHLIGKPFSIDQLRDKVVEILGTPQGHA
- a CDS encoding response regulator; translation: MIQAASMDQRSFRKLLSRNVGLPLGVGLLGAVAFVAVINYLLSAMQWVEHTDRVIGNANETIKLSIDMETGMRGYLLSGEERFLDPYEVAKPRIFSSLESLKAMVADNPQQVDRVDRIVALQREWNNFGSEMINLRRSQGDYQGLIGRGRGKRITDEIRKEFDAFIGTEQQLRMARNEKVSSVTVTAISAFVLFIVALSALLAYLGRRDLLALSASYVDNLQGQQRAAERLEHQAWLRAGQTQLGEQVLGQLTLPMLGDNILRFFASYLGSVVGAVYVRDEHGKLVRVASYGLDSEQQARDQVLGEHAGLLAQALRQGRLLRLDDLPEDYYRLSSGLGSGLPRSGALMPTRDDGQINGVLELGFLRPLQERDLELLERIGDNLGISIESARYRQRLQEVLAETQQLNEELQVQQEELKTANEELEEQSRVLKESQAHLETQQAELEQTNEQLAERTEALDRKNGELNQAQVELQARADDLQRSSKYKSEFLANMSHELRTPLNSSLILAKLLAENAEGNLSEDQVKFAESIYSAGNDLLNLINDILDIAKVEAGKLEVRPESTSLERLAEGLQGMFQPLAQDKGLDFEVRLEAPLPPVVHTDRQRLEQVLKNLLSNAIKFTERGKVSLGISHQAGLGIVFAVRDTGIGIAADQQQAIFGAFHQVDGTSNRKYGGTGLGLSISRDLAHLLGGQISVDSSPGQGSVFSLILPVHFEPTVEHSNVVHSQRPTVDALPPAPPAPAPASVRSERPASAFADDRARAPFGNRCILVIEDEPNFARILYDLAHELGYSCLVAQAADEGFELAAQYMPDAILLDMRLPDHSGLTVLQRLKEQASTRHIPVHIISVEDRVEAAMHMGAVGYAVKPTSREELKAVFARLEAKLTQKLKHILLVEDDDLQRDSIARLIGDDDIEITAVAMAQDALALLRENIYDCMIIDLKLPDMLGNELLKRMTAEDIRSFPPVIVYTGRNLTREEEADLLKYSRSIIIKGARSPERLLDEVTLFLHKVESQLSNERQRMLKTARSRDKVFEGRKILLVDDDVRNIFALTSALEHKGAIVEIGRNGREALECLEANDDIDLVLMDVMMPEMDGYEATRLIRQQPRWRKLPIIAVTAKAMKDDQQRCLQAGANDYLAKPIDLDRLFSLIRVWLPQLERI